Genomic segment of Oncorhynchus tshawytscha isolate Ot180627B linkage group LG13, Otsh_v2.0, whole genome shotgun sequence:
aaatgtcggagagacagacaaaggTTGATACAAATTTcctctgttgaaaactaaatgttagtcttaaataatgtgagataatgtcaagatgctttttatagtagagatcaagtttataacttgcctggctgggctgatgagacagtggattgcgcagtcagatggaacagagtaaataggcattttaacgtcatagatttagcctgttgtaatttgtggaatagacaccagctggaatgcgcttttaaccaatcagcattagaCCCACCGATAATTTTCAAGGAAGACACGGCATTGACATGGATTACCACAAATGTCTCACTTCAGATCACGTTAAGGCCAAATATATCATACTTTGACAAAAATGACCCTTTGACATAAATCGTTGTACATCATGGGTAAACTCTGGCCATCATCTTTCACCTCGAAAAAGTGGATTTCTGTTGGTGTGGGCATTTAAATCGCCATAACAGCCCCTCTCAACATAGATTGATAGTGGTTAAAGCCAATGATCTGGAGATGAAACTGACAAGGGTGTAAAGTTGATTTGGATTGGTTCAATGCGTGGAAACACCTCCAAATGCCGAAAATGGAATAGATACAACTAAGAGCAGCACAGTCTAAACTATAAACGGTCACAACAAACTAATGTTCTTATTTCATCAACACTGTTAGTACAAGCATAGTAAGATTCTAATACTGTAGAGAACAATCTAATCATTGTATTTGATTTATGATGACATGAGGCAAAGAAAACTATGTTTTGACATGAAGTTAGTAGCACCCTCTTGAATTGACCTGTTTTCCCCTGCATTCTAGAGCAGCGAGTGAATGCCCTACGATGTACCGTATATAATTTGAATAATGTATATTCCCTAAATACATAGCATCTTGCATGACGATAGTATCTTTTACTGCAGACAATCATGGACAGACTTACTTCTCTAACTCGACGGGATCAAATTTCCAGCTGGTGTGAGGCTCATGAAAGTTGATACTGTATCCTCTCTCCAAGGCCTGCATGATAAGAAATAAGTATTCATCATATTCATTCAAATGTACATCAAATGGATAGATTTTTGATAACTGAAAAATACTGTCTGCAAAAAAGACAATACAACAGGATAAACATACCAGTTTAACATATGGCTTCATCTCCCAAGCTTGCATATTTGTGTTATCAATAATGATGGGAGAACAGCATTTACACATGGCTTCTTGGGCTGAAAGAATACAAAGCATTGAGGCAAAATCATTTACACACTCCTTTTTTACATGTTTACAAAACAAACAAGATAATAAATTAAACATATCCAATAAAacaatatataatattaatagCAATGATGGTGGCCTGGCTGTATCGGCATAGGTTTGATTCAGAGCTACTGCCCTTAGACAAATCTCTTTCCCACTGTCATTCTCTATGTGTTCAATAAAATTAGAATATAccttaaaaatatatttcaaaacaATAGCAACGATGGACCTCATTTATTACTACTTTATGAAAAGAAAATCAAGCGCATTTTTAAAGACACTGCTATAGAGCCAACCTCGGTTCTGGTTCCAGTGGTGTGCGGCCCCCAGCAGACTGGGATCGTAGAGGTAGCCTTCTTCCTGGGAGAAGTAGTCATCTGTACTCAGAACCTGCCCACTGGAGCCTGTCGACAGCAGTTCCCTGGAGAAACACACATGCAATGGCTCAAAACAAATGCTTTTAAAATATAGGTAAATTCATTCAAACATGAGTAAACAGTTAACGTATGACTTATTGGTTGAAATTGTGCGATTGTAATCTTGATGCTTGAAAAAGACACATTTACAACTGTTTTATTACTGATACATAAAATGTCTATATACTTGTTCTAAACCTATTATAGTTTGTTAGTTACCCAACAATGTTTCCCTGATAAAAACATACCTGGCCAGTGTTGATTTTCCAGATCCCGGGGCTCCCCTCATCAGAATGAGAACCAGAGAAGGATCATAGTCATATGTTTTATCTTCTGGTGGTTGGTACTGATCCTCTGGCAGAGGTGGCTCAGGTGCTCTGTCAAACCTCTGCTGCCATTCAGAAGAACCTTGCTGGTTATAAGGCTGGTCATTACTCTGCTGATCATACTTGTCATCTCTCCAACCGtagccccctctgtctctgttgtTAGAGTGCTGTGGGGGAAAGGCATGGCCATCCAAGTCTGGAAAGTTCCTGTACCCATCAGGGACAGGGAACCTGTGAAAAGGTGGGACCTGCTGGGAGCCCTCTCGTTGGGGGTGATACTGGTGGTCTGTgggaggtagtggagggaggcaggggattGGAGGTGGTGGCAGGAAGCGGTGGGGAGGTCTGTGGAACCTGTAGTATGGCTGACTGTGGAAAGGTGGGGGAGGTTGCCAGTGATTATGATCTGAGATCGGACCATAGCTGGGCCCCTTAGGTATCGGTCTCCTGGGTTGGTATGGCTCGTTGTCATACCAGTGTGGGCAAGGCACATGATTAGGTTGCTTATGGCCATGGCTTGCGTTTGACACTTCTCTTGCAGGGGGTGGGTTATGAGCCGTGAGTAATTCAACTGAGCCTTCATTTTTGGCCGTGCTACTGTCAACGCTGTCTTTTGGATCAATCTCCTCAAGCTCTTTGTAGAACTCACTCAGTGTCTCTTCAATGTTAGGTTTGGAAAGTTTCCTTACTTTTGGGGGTTTGGGAGCTCTCTGGACTGCCTTAGGACAGCATACAGGTCCAATGAAGGCAGTGCTGCTGGTACCCAGCTTTTTTATAACTGGCTCTCGGGCTCTTACGCCAGGACCTCCATTAATTCTCACTGGCAGCACTCTGTCTGTTGCAGATGCTCCATTTGTCTCCGCTTTTGAACACTCCAGCAGTTCTCCATTTCTTCCAGTGTGAGAAGTTAACGAGTTGGCATTTCCATGAGACATCGAGATGGTGGGGGGAAATCCTTTGAATCAACATGCTATGAAGGTAACAAGACCtcaatgacaaatcaaaaatccCTCTACTGCACATCATAGTTCATGGGTTTGATTAGCAAtacttagctagcaaattagCTTGGTAGTGAAGCTGAATCAGTGGCAAAAGGTTTGATGCTTTTTAAAGAAAGCTAagttaactaaacaaaacaacgctaaatagctagctagccagccaacatTAGCAAACTTATTTTTTATTGTAAAGCAATTCAAATTATACAATCTAGATCAAACTAAGAGTATACAACGGAGTGTAGCTAACGTACAACAGTTACAAACATTAGCAAGTTAGCCAATGTCAAAACAAGCCTTGCAAAGTTATTGTTTGGCAAGATTTTGGTAACTGATACAATTCTGGCTGTTGCCTATGGGTATTTTGCGAGTTAATTAGCTACTTACCATAAAGTGATCAATTTGAAGCATTACATGTTATCGTGTTCATCATTTTGAATTAGCTAACTAGCATTTTGTTTACGGAAGTTAACAGGAAGTCCGACTTCTTCTATCTGTGAAACACTGGAGGCAGTTTCGCAGCGACACTGCCACCTCCTGTTACGGTGAAAGTGTTTGACCACACCAGTAAAAATTCTGCTTATAAATTACATTAAATATTCATATTGAATAATAAATTAGAACATTTATTGTGAATATGCAGATGTGAGAGACATGAGGTCATAAAAAATGTTGGTATTTTGGGATTTATATTATACAGTTAGCTCTTCTGATGCCATTTAAGAAAACACTGAAGCAGCCTCACTAACAATGTTCAGGAGTTGGCCAAGACAACCCCTTTTCTGTCCGATGCATTTTGTTGGgctcctcttctggctatgctgggtggagattataacagtacatggccaagatcttcaaatgttcatagatgaccagccgggtcaaataaaaatccaatcaaatgtatttatatagcccttcgtacatcagctgatatctcaaagtgctgtacagaaacccagcctaaaaccccaaacagcaagcaatgcaggtgtagaagcacagtggctaggaaaaactccctagaaaggccaaaacctaggaagaaacctagagaggaaccaagctatgtggggtggccagtcctcctctggctgtgccgggtggagattataacagaacatggccaagatgttcaaatgttcataaatgaccagcatggtcaaataataataatcacaggcagaacagttgaaactggagcagcagcacggccaggtggactggggacagcaaggagtcatcaggtcaggtagtcctgaggcatggtcctagggctcaggtcctccgagagagagaaagaaagagagaattagagagagcatacttaaattcacacaggacaccggataggacaggagaagtactccagatataacaaactgaccctagccccccgacacataaactactgcagcataaatactggaggctgagacaggaggggtcaggagacactgtggccccatccgatgacacccccggacagggccaaacaggaaggatataaccccacccactttgccaaagcacagcccccacaccactagagggatatcttcaaccaccaacttaccatcctgagacaaggccgagtatagcccacaaagatctctgccacggcacaacccaaatgGGGGCcgtcaacccagacaggaagatcccctcctagggacggtatgaaagagccctagtaagccagtgactcagcccctgtaacagGCATGTATTGGCATGTACTTTACATGTGCAACAGGccaacacctcaggagtaaatgtcagttggcttgtcAGAGCCGATCAGAGCCGATCATTCTACtgcaggtgcagtagagagagagagtcgaaaacagcaggtccgggacatggtagcacgtccggtgaacaggtcagggatccatatccgcaggcagaacaggtgaaactggagcagaagcacgacctggtggactggggacagcaaggagtcatcaggccaggtagtcctgaggcatggtcctacggctcaggtcttccgagagggagagagaatgttaGAGAGCATACtagaattcacacaggacaccagataagacaggataaatactccagatataacagtcTAGACCTGCTTGaaccacacacacattaaactcAAACACACACCAGTATCCTCAAATCAGTGGCAGTGAGGAAGACACATCTTGACCTCACAGGAGTAGCCAATTTCCCTGTATAACAGCTTCTGTCACTTTCCCACTCCAGGTTTGATTGTGACATTTTGAAACCTTCAAAACGTCCTCAATCCCTAGCTACCTGGACATGGGTCTTGAGTTGAGCGGCAGCCTCCTGTAGATGTGGCTCCTTAGGGTTGGTGGAAAACAAGGCCCGATCTCCAGCGTACAGGCCACAGATGGCACAGCGGATGGGGGAGGGCTGGGCTCTGAGCTTTAGGTTACAAAGGGCACCAGCTCCTCCAAGCCCTGCTGGACCAGACTGCTGCACAAGCGCAACCTTGACAAAATCCAGCCGGCCATCCTCTAGATACACCACTGGAGAGTGACCTTCAGGCACAGCATGTCAACGGAGTTAGTCATATCGACAGCCTTGCCACATAGCTGGACTTCATGCCTGAAGTGTGCATCTGTCCTGTCttgttcttgatatgccatatgTTGTTGGTTATATATGGTTATGCATTTGTCCCAGACCTGTGTTCAaatcatatttatttaaataacCTTAATACATTTCGAAGTATTTAGACAAAGCTCCTTTGAAAATACATGTAGTTGAATATTGTAATGTATTTGAAAAAACTTGTGGAATGTATTGGCATGTActttataaaaaaaattaaatactcaaatacacagtaAACTGTATTTAAAATACAATTACGTAAAGgctcagtgcagtcaaaaatgtgatttgtcTGTGTTTTACATATATTTACACTCTAcggggttggaataatactgtgaaaatgatgGTGATGCCTTTTTAGATTAACGGTTTGAAAAAAAACGCCTGAATTTTTTTGCCTGGTTTGGTAGAATGGAGTTTTGGCCGGCCTGCTgcagtaaatgagttaatagaccaataataaagataattcataacctctgccaataacaactaTGTTACGATAAACTAGGaatggtgggtggaatcaggcgcagagagcagagttcAGTCGTTTGTCAAATTTATTCACCAGCGCaacaaaaacggtcacgccaacacacagggcgtatacaagttgccagtccaaacaacaggacaaaaatagtccggagaataaagaCACGAACAAAtaacaccatcaaacacagagtaacaagaaacaagcccgcacaaatccTCAGCgtgcctagtgcccttaaataacctacaaacaaaccctaatacaaaacaggtgtacccaataaccaaaaacaaatggaaagggaatcgatggcagctaataggccggctaataggccggcgacgacgaccgccgagcaccgcccaaacaggaagaggcaccctcTTCGGCGAGGTTCGTGACAAACTAGTTGTTTTCCCCTGCCCACTCAGACTAATCCCAGACAGTCTTGGAAGAATTCTCTGCTGAGAAATCATTTTTGTTTtccaatt
This window contains:
- the LOC112265072 gene encoding NEDD4-binding protein 2-like 2 — protein: MSHGNANSLTSHTGRNGELLECSKAETNGASATDRVLPVRINGGPGVRAREPVIKKLGTSSTAFIGPVCCPKAVQRAPKPPKVRKLSKPNIEETLSEFYKELEEIDPKDSVDSSTAKNEGSVELLTAHNPPPAREVSNASHGHKQPNHVPCPHWYDNEPYQPRRPIPKGPSYGPISDHNHWQPPPPFHSQPYYRFHRPPHRFLPPPPIPCLPPLPPTDHQYHPQREGSQQVPPFHRFPVPDGYRNFPDLDGHAFPPQHSNNRDRGGYGWRDDKYDQQSNDQPYNQQGSSEWQQRFDRAPEPPLPEDQYQPPEDKTYDYDPSLVLILMRGAPGSGKSTLARELLSTGSSGQVLSTDDYFSQEEGYLYDPSLLGAAHHWNQNRAQEAMCKCCSPIIIDNTNMQAWEMKPYVKLALERGYSINFHEPHTSWKFDPVELEKRNKHSVSREKIGQMLERFELPMSLDIVMNSQEPIRPTRHLSQQQRHSRANHSDFH